One window from the genome of Magnolia sinica isolate HGM2019 chromosome 4, MsV1, whole genome shotgun sequence encodes:
- the LOC131243383 gene encoding B-box zinc finger protein 20-like → MKIQCDGCNREEASVFCSADEAALCDGCDRRVHHANKLAGKHHRFSLLNPSSKDAPRCDICQERRAFLFCREDRAILCRECDLPIHTANEMTKKHNRFLLTGVKLSSSSSTSTPAQFNNMSQAIDNGKKSVSFETNLATEKTSTDAARSEEEACTSSISEYLIKMLPGWHVEDLLDSSATDGLCKTTDDLFPFLDADLESDSVFGSNDLPIWVPQVPPYLSAANGKHGATGFKDFKEMSNPRAGKRWNDDGFEVPQFNPPSKRSRPNWQIG, encoded by the exons ATGAAGATCCAGTGCGATGGCTGTAACAGGGAGGAAGCCTCCGTCTTCTGCAGTGCTGATGAGGCTGCGCTTTGCGATGGGTGCGACAGACGGGTGCACCATGCCAACAAGCTCGCTGGAAAGCACCACCGCTTCTCTCTCCTTAACCCTTCTTCCAAAGATGCCCCTCGTTGCGACATCTGTCAG GAGAGACGCGCCTTTCTCTTTTGTCGTGAGGACCGGGCAATCCTTTGTAGAGAATGTGACCTACCAATCCACACTGCAAACGAAATGACGAAAAAGCACAACAGGTTTCTTCTGACTGGTGTCAAgctctcttcctcttcatctaCCTCTACTCCTGCTCAATTTAATAACATGAGCCAGGCCATAGACAATGGAAAGAAATCTGTTTCTTTCGAAACCAATCTTGCCACAGAGAAAACATCCACTGATGCTGCAAGGAGCGAAGAAGAGGCTTGCACAAGTAGCATTTCTGAGTATTTGATCAAGATGTTGCCCGGCTGGCACGTCGAGGATTTGCTAGACTCCTCTGCAACAGACGGTCTGTGTAAG ACAACAGATGATTTGTTTCCATTTCTGGATGCTGATCTTGAAAGCGATTCGGTTTTTGGTTCCAATGATTTGCCGATTTGGGTGCCACAAGTGCCTCCATATCTTTCTGCAGCCAATGGAAAGCACGGAGCAACAGGATTCAAGGACTTTAAGGAGATGAGCAATCCAAGGGCTGGCAAAAGGTGGAATGATGACGGCTTCGAGGTTCCTCAGTTCAATCCACCATCTAAGAGATCCAGGCCTAATTGGCAAATTGGATAA